In Nocardioides cavernae, a single genomic region encodes these proteins:
- a CDS encoding WxL protein peptidoglycan domain-containing protein produces the protein MTLVARRVTATLTALILGVGLVLLAGTEAVAADNGAWSVTPTPPEVETATPRNYFVLEGEPGQVVKDSVRIQNFTDKPITFDLYGADGYNTRASGFFALKGLEEPQTDVGAWIRMPFRRLTVAGRTQADVPFTIKVPDNATPGDHVGGVVALNTAIEGTQDADDLKIGVQRAVGARLYLRVAGPVTPDVTVTEVGLDHERGWLPWTGSGNGTVTYTIENTGNVRLAPGTVIALTGLFGRELDTVRPEALVDLLPGQTVTLTEAVTGIGFLDRVTTSVSLEISEGVGDTGQTVSWVIPWLAMALLALLLVGAAWWWRRRRNERQRSFDSVRDAPLITVSSVP, from the coding sequence ATGACCCTCGTGGCACGACGTGTGACGGCCACCCTGACCGCCCTGATCCTCGGCGTGGGGCTCGTGCTCCTGGCAGGAACCGAGGCCGTGGCGGCCGACAACGGGGCCTGGTCGGTGACGCCGACCCCCCCGGAGGTGGAGACAGCGACGCCGCGCAACTACTTCGTGCTGGAGGGCGAGCCCGGCCAGGTCGTCAAGGACAGCGTGCGGATCCAGAACTTCACGGACAAGCCCATCACGTTCGACCTCTACGGTGCCGATGGCTACAACACCCGCGCGAGCGGCTTCTTCGCCCTCAAGGGTTTGGAGGAGCCCCAGACCGACGTCGGTGCCTGGATCCGGATGCCCTTCCGCCGCCTGACTGTCGCCGGGCGTACCCAGGCTGACGTCCCCTTCACCATCAAGGTCCCGGACAACGCGACGCCCGGCGACCACGTGGGAGGCGTCGTCGCGCTCAACACGGCGATCGAGGGCACCCAGGATGCCGACGACCTCAAGATCGGCGTGCAGCGCGCCGTGGGGGCGCGGCTCTACCTCCGGGTCGCTGGCCCAGTGACACCCGACGTCACCGTGACTGAGGTGGGGCTCGACCACGAGCGAGGCTGGCTTCCCTGGACCGGCTCGGGCAACGGCACGGTCACCTACACGATCGAGAACACCGGCAACGTGCGACTGGCGCCCGGCACTGTGATAGCGCTGACGGGCCTCTTCGGTCGCGAGCTGGACACCGTGCGCCCAGAGGCTCTCGTCGATCTGCTGCCCGGCCAGACGGTCACGCTCACCGAGGCGGTCACTGGCATCGGGTTCCTGGACCGGGTCACGACATCGGTCTCGCTGGAGATCAGCGAAGGCGTGGGTGACACCGGGCAGACCGTCAGCTGGGTCATTCCGTGGCTGGCCATGGCCCTCCTGGCTCTCCTCCTCGTCGGGGCCGCATGGTGGTGGCGCCGCCGCCGGAACGAGCGCCAGCGAAGCTTCGACTCCGTCAGGGATGCCCCTCTGATCACCGTCTCATCGGTCCCGTGA